The following proteins come from a genomic window of Nothobranchius furzeri strain GRZ-AD chromosome 1, NfurGRZ-RIMD1, whole genome shotgun sequence:
- the LOC107375524 gene encoding gastrotropin → MSFSGNYELESQENYEEFLEAIDFLKAKSAEKMEIRIIQDGENFDWLQFTKSWKWTSEFTLGKECEMTSIKGSTFTAHPKMEDGKILVEFPEYSFSAELVDDKLLLTSVTRGEKGVTFKRCFKRI, encoded by the exons ATGTCATTCTCTGGGAATTATGAGCTTGAGAGTCAAGAGAACTATGAGGAGTTTTTGGAAGCAATTG ATTTTCTCAAAGCCAAGTCTGCTGAGAAAATGGAGATTCGAATTATTCAGGATGGGGAAAATTTCGACTGGCTTCAGTTTACCAAATCCTGGAAATGGACCAGTGAGTTCACCTTGGGAAAGGAatgcgagatgacatccattaaaGGCAGCACGTTCACG GCTCATCCAAAAATGGAAGACGGGAAGATTCTGGTGGAATTCCCAGAGTACAGTTTCTCAGCTGAGCTGGTTGATGATAAACTTCTACTG ACTTCTGTGACTCGGGGAGAAAAGGGAGTGACGTTTAAAAGATGTTTCAAGAGAATCTAG